One Pelodiscus sinensis isolate JC-2024 unplaced genomic scaffold, ASM4963464v1 ctg34, whole genome shotgun sequence DNA segment encodes these proteins:
- the LOC142823883 gene encoding uncharacterized protein LOC142823883 isoform X2: MDGSRQPQPLGIHRGYLRKYGGFLFKQWKEKFLLVADGSLLICRDAQSPAELGISLGTSCQAILEGREMGSLPRLPLGAQRDSCLGLRLTDGRCLLLLAPDSQECRQWLSILRKVKESFSPAAPARGIGSPARRCCWKEAGGGGCPGPESRAAPRSIPCKETCSPRCLRHGSQMHAGVKAACLLMGGAAAGPTVGYMVTSATAGRPGETHPPDFKELGYHPAACDAEASQFEMLDYEGLDQDFDGLDFGGFAF; the protein is encoded by the exons GTGGCTTTCTCTTCAAGCAGTGGAAGGAGAAGTTCCTCCTAGTGGCGGACGGGAGCCTGCTGATCTGCCGGGACGCTCAGTCCCCGGCCGAGCTGGGCATCTCGCTGGGCACCAGCTGCCAGGCCatcctggagggcagggagatgggcagcCTGCCCCGACTGCCGCTGGGCGCCCAACGGGACTCCTGCCTGGGCCTGCGGCTCACGGACGGcaggtgcctgctgctgctggcccccgaCAGCCAGGAGTGCAG ACAGTGGCTCAGCATCCTGCGCAAAGTCAAAGAG AGCTTCTCCCCGGCGGCCCCGGCCCGGGGCATCGGCTCCCCCGCCAGGAGGTGCTGCTGGAAAGAGGCGGGAGGCGGAGGCTGTCCTGGCCCGGAGAGCAGAGCAG cccccaggagcaTCCCGTGCAAGGAGACCTGCTCGCCCCGTTGCCTGCGCCACGGATCCCAGATGCACGCGGGGGtgaaggctgcctgcctgctgatggggggagcCGCAGCCGGCCCCACTGTGGGCTACATGGTGACCTCGGCCACGGCCGGCCGGCCGGGGGAGACGCACCCCCCCGACTTCAAAGAACTGGGGTACCACCCGGCCGCCTGCGACGCGGAGGCCTCCCAGTTCGAGATGCTGGATTACGAAGGGCTGGACCAGGACTTCGACGGGCTGGATTTCGGGGGGTTTGCTTTCTAG
- the LOC142823883 gene encoding uncharacterized protein LOC142823883 isoform X1 yields the protein MDGSRQPQPLGIHRGYLRKYGGFLFKQWKEKFLLVADGSLLICRDAQSPAELGISLGTSCQAILEGREMGSLPRLPLGAQRDSCLGLRLTDGRCLLLLAPDSQECRQWLSILRKVKESFSPAAPARGIGSPARRCCWKEAGGGGCPGPESRAGTGGTRSLGCPRPPPEPPSGLQPCRWPSCPARLAPSLLESRPVPAPEPRCLAPMPLRSGPHLSAVAPILASLRPDPHQCPPPGASRARRPARPVACATDPRCTRG from the exons GTGGCTTTCTCTTCAAGCAGTGGAAGGAGAAGTTCCTCCTAGTGGCGGACGGGAGCCTGCTGATCTGCCGGGACGCTCAGTCCCCGGCCGAGCTGGGCATCTCGCTGGGCACCAGCTGCCAGGCCatcctggagggcagggagatgggcagcCTGCCCCGACTGCCGCTGGGCGCCCAACGGGACTCCTGCCTGGGCCTGCGGCTCACGGACGGcaggtgcctgctgctgctggcccccgaCAGCCAGGAGTGCAG ACAGTGGCTCAGCATCCTGCGCAAAGTCAAAGAG AGCTTCTCCCCGGCGGCCCCGGCCCGGGGCATCGGCTCCCCCGCCAGGAGGTGCTGCTGGAAAGAGGCGGGAGGCGGAGGCTGTCCTGGCCCGGAGAGCAGAGCAGGTACGGGGGGGACCCGGTCACTGGgctgtccccgcccccccccagagccaccatCTGGGCTCCAGCCGTGCCGCTGGCCGTCCTGCCCGGCGAGGCTTGCTCCCAGCCTCCTGGAATCCCGCCCAGTGCCGGCGCCGGAGCCACGGTGCCTGGCTCCGATGCCGCTCAGGTCTGGTCCACACCTCAGTGCAGTGGCTCCGATTCTGGCCTCGCTTAGACCTGATCCTCATCAATGTCCG cccccaggagcaTCCCGTGCAAGGAGACCTGCTCGCCCCGTTGCCTGCGCCACGGATCCCAGATGCACGCGGGGGtga